The sequence GATCTACATCCTCCGCAGTACCAGTTTCCTTCTGGTACTTGTCTTCCTAGACCAACACAATAGGTATGTGCTGAGGAATCACAAATATCACATAGTAGCATGAGGTTGTCATCACCACCACGATTGCACTCTATGCATACAACATTTTCATACGGATCCAACCAACGTCTCATTTCCTCTTCTGTGGGCTGATACACCTgttcaagaaagaaaaatgatacAGCTGCATTTGGCGATTCAACAGAATGTAACAATATGACAACGTGCAACTGCCCCCAACCTTATATAGTTACCATTTTTCTGGATGTCAGTAATTCTAAGGCTAAACATGGAGCCATAACAATCAAAAGGTTGCTGATCATGAGAGCTTAATGTGAAAGCTAATTAAGGCTACCTTTTATTTACTCCCAACAGATATATGTGTGCACCAGAAAAGCTACGGCAAGATATTTATATGGGCATAAATCTATGACAGTCAGCAACTTACATTACTGAACTCTGATTCAAAATAGCAAACTAAAAGTTATGGATCTGTTATCCCTAAAATCACATGCTAAGTCTGCTGAAACCTTTATCTATAAAGGAAAATTTTGGATGTGTGATGTGTCACAGGTAGAAACTAGAACACTTACTGCTGAAAATAACAGCCAAATGTAAGAGCATACAGCCACAGGGTATTTCACATGGGGTCAGATAGTCATGTCTCTTGCAATAACTAGTTAGAGGACACTGACAAATAGATGAGTTTCCATGCAAGTGCCATACAACGGATAACGGTTTTGATACGTTGCAAATATTAAATTCAATAGCAATAATCCTCGCAAAAGAAAATAGATAGCAATAAGACAAGGAGGCCATTACCTGATCACGTTTTTCTACCCTAATGACAGCTTTCCTTGATCCAAGCCCTAGATCTGCCATTGATGACTTGGTAATTGTTGTGAATCGGCGTTTGCACAATGGGCACCTGGACTCCACCTTTGACCACTCCATGATGCAAGCGAAGCAGAAGTAATGTGCGCAGCAATTAAGCACACCCTGTATCGTGGCTCTCTGTTCTTCCGAGAGGCATATCCCACATGTCTGTTTCCAAGCCTCTTCAGGCTCTTTCCCCTTCTCCCCCACCCTCCTTGAAAGAAAGGTCCGGCGCGGCAGGGTTGCAGGTGATTGCAGAGCTGCATCTGGAGGCATGGAGACTTCCAGATCCTTCAGTTCCTGCTCTGATATGACATAATCAGAATCAGATGATGACTCTGACCCAGATCCCCACCTCTTCCTGCCCTTCTTCCCCTTGGTTTTTGCTGGTTCAGCGGCTGGTGCTTCCTTGTCAGCAGCTTCTTCATCAGATGTCACGAATTCGAATTCTGAAGTGTCTGATTCGACGGCCGGCCATGCGCTTGCCTCGACATCCGGCTCCGGCGTGACATCCCTGGTCTTCCTAGCAGCCTTGGCCTTCTTCTTTGGGCGGTGgtcgtcctcctcttcttcctgaTCGTCCTCCACGATGAAATCCGCATcgtcctcttcttcctcgtcgtcatcgGTGGCCCATCGCTTCCTCCGGCGGCGCCCTGAGGTGGGCTTCTTAGGCTTTGCCTTAGAAACCCTAGAAggtttcctcttcttcttcttacgGCCGGGTGGTGGCTTCCGCTTGGCCACGTGGTTCTTGGTGCTGGTCTTTCTGGCGCGAATCGGGGCAAAATCATCGGAATCGTCGTCATCTTGCTCAAAttcctcttcatcttcatctacctcttcctcgtcgtcttcgtccacGTCCGGATCGAagtcggcgtcctcctcctcctcctcttcgtagtcatcgtcgtcgtcctcttgcCTCCGACGGCGAGatctcggcggcggcttcccctTGGGCGGGCGCTTGGGGCGCGGCGCCTTGACCTCCTCCAAATCATCTTCGTCTTCgaggtcctcctcctcctcctcctcgtccccgACGAAATCCGCATCAGATTCGTCCTCCGGCTCCGCTTCGTCGTCGcccccctcctcgccgtcgtcggagggggcggcggcctgTTGGTactcctcctcgtcttcgtcttcgtcttcctcctcgtcgtcgtccgccacATACTCCTCATCATCCTCTTCGTCCAGcttcctccggcgccggccgccgccgtcgagggcgaccctgccgccgccggtgcccaTCCCTACACACGAAAAACAAGCAGGAATTCGAATCAGGCCGCAGCAACCATGGAACCCTATCACCAAATCGAAATCCGCCAAGCCAATTGGCCGAATTgcttccccaaaaaaaaaacaaaaacaaattccattttggggagaaaagaaaaataaaaactcatCTCACCTAGTAGTAGACTCTCTCCCAGAGCACGAGAATTGAGGTTAAACAGTGGGTGACAAAAGGCAAGCAAAGACgagtggagtagtagtagtCTAGTAgaagcaaacaaaaacacaaaaacaaaaaaaaaaaaaagtagtaggagtaggagtagaaTCAATGGAAGGGAGGGCAAAATAAACCAAAGTCAATACTAGTAcggtgggttgggttgggttggaggaaggagatgagatGCGATgcggaagaggagaagaagcgAAGCGCTCTTGTGATGTGGGTGAGGGTGACGGCGAgagcaagaaaaggaaaaaagcaaAGCGGTTTTTAACGAGACTGCCCGTGGGCCCGGCGTTTCTCTGTCGGGTCACAACCAGGTGGGCCCGTGCGGTTAAATTGGGCTCGGGGAGTTGGCCTGTGGGCTGTTGATGGCACGCAATAATAGTAAACCGCCGTTCTACAGTACTACAACCGTTGGTCCGACTCCGTATGGTGGTTAATGCGTAATTAGAGCACATGGTTTCTCCGTCGCCAAGTACGTCTTTTCTCAAAGCATCAATTCTAGTGGTACAACTACGTACTCCCTCAaacgacgccgttgactttttctcacgtgtttaaccattcgtcttattcaaaaattttatgtaattatataagatataaatcacacttaaaatactatgagtgataaaacaactcataacaaaataaattataattaactaaattttttaaataagacgaatggtcaaatatgtgagaaaaagttaactgcgtcatctatttaaaaaacgaAGGTAGTACAAGATACAGTATTTCTTACAGGAATTAATTTAATTCTTGTGGAAATTACACAAATTTCATCAGTTCCTAAAGGAGGATTTATAATGTTCTTTCTCCggtaaaatataataatatgccACACGAAAAGAGGTCGCCCGGTTTTAGATACGGCACCCAGTTTTTTTAGTTCAGAAAATGCCACCCagtctttctgtttttttctctatagCGAAACACCCATACTATAACGGTATGCAGTTTTTTCTTAGAAAGAATGGCTCAAAATTTGTCTTCCATAGCTACACCGGcataatactcccttcgtccctaaataacgccgttgacttttttaaacatatttgaccgttcatcttattaaaaaaaattaagtaattattaattattttcctatcatttgattcattgttaaatatacttttatgtatgcatatagttttacatatttcgcaaaaatttttgaataaaacaaacggtcaaatatatttaaaaactcaacggcgttaaacatttaggATGGAGTGAGTAGTTTTCATATGGATAAAAGGGAAACTCATTATTGGCTAGCTAATAGGCTGGGTAAATTGAAACGGGCTCAACATCCCCGATCCTTTTCTTTCATCTGGGCCTTGCTTGATTTGGTCGATCCGGAGACAAAATTGGGCCGATATGGCCGGGACGTTGGTCCGCGGTCTGAAACTAAGCATCTTTGACTGGTCTGATGAACTCTAGAGAAAGGGTATTGCATTGCCTAACTAGTCTTACAACAACTTCGTCAGGATTCAGGTCTCGTTTGGAACATGAGGTTAGGTTCAATATTTCCCTATTGATTGACGACCGGGAAGACGAGGGTAATGTCCAGAGATACTCCTAAGGCATGCATGGTGGATTAAAGAAATGCATTTTCCGTTTTTTACGTTGGTTAGttcgggtgtgtttagatcacgccaaaattgaaagtttggttaaaattgaaacgatgtgatggaaaagttggaagtttgtgtgtgtaaaaaagcttcgatgtgatgaaaaagttaaaagtttgaagaaaaagtttagaactaaactcagccttCATCAAGTataaaaggagggagtagtattgtAGGAGTATATTGCAGGAGGTTTCCTTTGGAACTCAAATTAAACGCTGGTTTCGTTTGATGCCATGCACGAGCTAGGAGGAGCAACAAAAAAGTCGGAAGTAGTACTAGCAACGATGATGTCAGTTGATTAGGTAAGAGTAAAGTTCAtcaccggtctctaaacttgtaccgttgtgtcatcctGATCCCTAAACTCGTAAATTGACCATTCAGGTCCTTAAACTTATTCGACTGTGTtatcccggtctctaaacttgcagatcactcgtttaggtcctccaacttgttcagttgtgtcaccccggtctctAAACAGGACAGtctaaaattttatatcaaaaaataattcataactttttcatgtgaactctaatgaagacaaactttatgtcaaaattgtagccctcgacgcgacctacaactttgtagttgaaaagtttttgaattaaaactgtttagggtcccaaaatattgttgcatgtttataaattttgaaattttatttttaaaattacattttgggataaaaaaaatgacttaaaataaaaaaaaaatcaaccacaaagttgtagatcgcgtcgagggctacaagtttgatataaagtttgtcttcattagagttcacatgaaaaagttatgaattatttttaaatataaagtctttagaccgtcctatttgacccagatgatattcaaatccaagtttagggaccggggtgacacaactgaacaagttggaggacctaaacgagtgataaGCAAGTTTAGCgaccgggatgatacagtcGAACAAGTATGAGGACATGAACGAGTCGATTCGGTACAAGTTTACGGACCgatgatggactttactcattAGGTAATTAAGGCTCTGTATGTATAAACATCGCCAATTAATTGGAACATTCGGTACATCTGAAGAATTAATTACTGTTGTGTCAATTTTGATGatcaggttttaattagctATAGCTTTCTGAACTGCTAATAAATGGACGATTCCGAGCTCACAACCTCACTATGATCAGGCACGGGCAACAGCCGGGGCGCGTGGAATGAAAAAAGCTAGGTGGAGGAGGACACACACAATGaacgatcgatccatcgatcgaagAGGAAGAGCGCGGCGCCACGACGACGCTTGCTTTTGCTTGTCTCCAACCGATTAATTTGTCCGTCTCATGTTGCATATAGGAGTACTCCACTATTAGTAGTATAATACATGTATGTAGGTAGGTTGTCCAACAAcaaaatcctcctcctctttctttggTTCGTCCTAACTAGATTTGGACGAGAACTTAGAATTAGTTGGTAACGCGTAGTGAGTGCGTTGTTGGCTTTGGCACCGTCAGCACAAGGCTGCAGGCTGGAGCCTGGAGAAAGACAGCTGCCTACTAGAATGGCGTATATACTGCAGCATAAAAACTTGATTGCTCTATCTGTTGCCTGCTAAGGGTCCTTTCAAGcgaaggagaggaaaaaaaatacaggattTAAAGTGGCATGTTTCCCTCATCCTGGAGAAATAAAACACACATGAAATATGAAGAGGGTCCCTTTAATTAATAGCACCATAGCAAACAACAGAGCAAAGAAAAGTTTCCAAGAAATTAGACCTCTTACTTATTTTCCTATGAGATTGAGTTATAGGAATACAATCATAtgaaaaatttcctatacttTCTTATGAATCAAAGAgtttcatatgaaaaaaaagtccTTTGAAAATTAAATTGAATTCTACAAAATTCCTATAGCAATCCTCCAATTTAAAAGGGCTTAATAAGCTGTTCTTCATATCATCTTGCTACTATAGCATCGTGAGTTTTCAGTAGATAGGGCTGGGAGGAATGTATACGGACAGTTATGTTTCTTAATCTCATCGATCAGACGGGCGGCCGGCTGTATCCagcatatatactactactacatgcatacatacatatacatatatctcCATCAACTGATCCCTCTTAACTGACAGATAAGATTCTGATCCTCCTCTAACTAACTGACATGAGTTGGATTGGCAGATactatatttcttttcttttcttcgtcCGATGAGGGTCATTAGCTAGCCAAACTAACAACGGCGTTGTGTGTACATGACCATACTCCAGGCAGCAGGTAGGAGTAGAGGAAGGGGAATGATTCTGCCGTCCTTCCTAGCTCCCACCTAATTGACGCGTCCCACCTCTCCaaatttctttttcttgctaaaaaaataaataaacgaAAGCTCTCTCAATAGGCTGCGATTTCCTTGCTTTGCTTTCCAGTTCGCCCTCTGCACCTTTTCCATCGCCTTTTTCAATTTGGAGGTCGGTCTGCCGGCCTGTCTCTCAATCTCTTTTTTGCTACTCCATAATATCGATGATGATAATAATTGATTGATTGTCCTCCCCGACCCGATCCATCCATGTTTTTACCAGCCCCAGTCCCACTGGCCcacacaaaacaaattatatttcACCACTGCTACACTCTCTCTAGTCACACcacgggtgtgtttagttcacatcaaaattagaagtttcggttgaaattggaatgatgtgacggaaaagttaaaagcttatgtgtgtaagaaagttttgatgtgatgaaaaaattgaaagtttgaagaaaaattttaaaactaaactcggccaacATATCGATATATATAAACCGAATAAAAACAAGCGGGTCGGACTAATATGTACTCCTCCAGTAGAGCTAGTATTAGCCTCGCCATTAACTTGGGATGCTCAACTGACATTGCATTGCCAATTGCTACTAGTAGTAGAGTAGAGTAACAAACGGGATAGAACTCCTTTCTCCATCTATTATTGATCATGAAATTATGCCTGTAAAGTGCAACCACATATATATGGCCTGGCCCTGGACAGAACCCCACAATTCAAGCAAATTCACCACTCCTAGTCCAGTActactacttaattaatcattttgCTTTCCTTTGAGGCCACTTCGATTTGTACTaaaaacatagaaaattcagagaattttaatcctataaaaATACCTTAAGAAGTATTTAAAATAAAAGAttgaatcatataaaaatacattAAGGTATTTAAAGGTAACATTGGTTTCGGCATACCAGTTATATAAGAGGTccgaacatgtataaaaatTCTTGTCTCTCATCTTTTTTATCTTAATCTTGCGAATACTCTGGTTCCAGCGATACATATACTTTACAAATACTGTAGTTGGGATATAAATCCTCGACAGGTACCAGATATGATATCTATGGGTATCAAGACTGGTACCAAGATAGTAAACATGATTCCACATAGGTACCAAGCCAAAAAATGGTTGCGCTCACCGGTGCAAAGTGTCAATCCCCTTTTCCATTTCTCGTAAATCCCCTCTCTCTATCCTCATTCCCCCTATTCAGCCATGTTCAATGACTACTTCCTAGCAAGGCGGGACCCTTCTCCAGCAAGCCCTCCTTCCTTCCCCTTTCTACGGTAGAGTGGTCGAGCTTAAGATAAAATAATAATGGTTGGAAagaacacaacaggaggatagGCTCATCACCGTAGCTTTACTCAAAGTTGCCAAGGACAAAGACGAGATCGTCGTGGCAGCTCGCCTACTCCGCATCATGGTCAAGAAAAGAGGCGTAGCAAATCCCTTATTTCATCCCTCACTCGCAACCCTCTCCCACCTCTGACCGTCACGCTGGCATCAACATCGATTTGGTCCACCCATGGCCACCCGTTGCTATGGCGCTCATGAGCTCCCTCATCATCTATCTCATAGATTTCTCGATCCGTTTCCCCGGACCCACTAGAATGTCCAAGCCCATATCTGCCAGGAGACACGTTAAAAGAGAAGGGAGACAGATGAGGAGGTAGGGAGGACGGGGAGAAGTAGAGCGAAGAGAAATGAAGCACGTAAAGTATAGAGGTTGAAACCGTACACGTTGGTGGATACTTAAGACGGATAATGTTTTGTAGTATTCCCGTATTGTTAAAGAACCTAGAAATACTAGCACTATGTAACTTTGCAGAAACACTATAGTATGTATTTACTAGTACTTACCCTCCTCCgataaaaaaactcaattctagatacgaatctaaatatatgtctaagggcctgttcactttgatgccattttcaactttaccaaattttggtaatattgctaaaaaagtggctacatttagtttgctaccaaattttgataactgtataagaaatcttgccaaaaatttgccaaaatttttataactaggccaaaattttggtatggttttttttggcaacaaagtgaacaggccctaagttgGTAGTTAATGAATCCACCTCATATGACAAGCTTCCTAATTATACCTGCCCCTGCTTGTCCTGCGCTGTTCCTCTCTATCGACTCTCTCACTCCTGCACATcacaggcaggcaggcaggcacagGCTGTGTCCCCAACACAACACAAGACTACTACTCCCAAATCCCCAATTTCATTCTCCTTGATCCCACCCAGCCACTCAATCCCAGATCCGAATCCCACCTCTCCGtctccttctccggcgccggccagAAAtgctgccctcctcctcctttagGCGTTGGGGGGAGCTagagctctagctagctagctaggtgcgACGCGACGACGTGATGGCTGGTATTGCTAAGGAGAggcggctgccgccggcgctgccACTCGCCACTCTCATCGGCCGCGAGCTCCGCGCCGGGGGCTCCGAGCGCCCCTCCCTCCGCTACGGCCACGCCGGCTTCGCCAAGCGCGGCGAGGACTACTTCCTCGTCAAGCCCGACTGCCTCCGCGTCCCCGGGGACACCTCCACCGCCTTCTCCGTCTTCGCGGTATCCTTCCTCTTCCTTGATCTACTACTCCAttttattcattcattcattcactaCTCCTCCTCATCATGTCACGCGCTGGATCCGTCCgtctttgcttgcttgcttcgcCTCAGGTGTTCGACGGCCACAACGGGGTCTCGGCGGCGGTCTACAGCAAGGAGCATTTGCTCGAGCACGTCATGAGCGCGCTGCCGCCGGACATCGGCCGCGACGACTGGCTACAGGCGCTGCCGCGGGCGCTCGTCGCCGGCTTCGTCAAGGCCGACATCGACTTCCAGCGCAAGGGTGAGCCCGGACGGATCGTTTGCTCACGACTGACGCCTCTTGAGATCCCCGCAACTAATACATCATCTACTGGTCAGGGGAGGTGTCGGGGACCACCGCAACGCTGGTGGTCGTCGATGGATTCACGGTCACGGTGGCGTCAGTCGGGGACTCGCGGTGCATCCTGGACACGCAGGGTGGTGAGGTGCAGCTGCTCACCGTCGACCACCGCCTGGAAGAGAATGCCGAGGAGCGGGAGCGGGTTACCGCCAGCGGTGGGGAGGTCGGCCGCCTCAATCTCTTCGGCGGCCAGGAGGTACCGATTCGCCCCGCAGTTTGGTAGATAATGGCCAgattgaaaaaaagagaggcttCGCTTTTGCGATGCATTGCTATGTGAAGCTTTGTTTCCAGTCGGCCATGTTCTGTTTTGTgatgcattgttgttgtttgATGCTTTGTTCTAGGTTGGTCCTCTCCGGTGCTGGCCAGGTGGCCTGTGCCTTTCAAGATCTATCGGGGACATGGATGTCGGGGAGTTCATTGTGCCGATTCCACATGTGAAGCAAGTGAAGGTGGGTAGCTATTAGAAAGTGGATGCAATTTCTAGCTTCTTTTTCTATGGTGTATTGTagtataatttctttttcaagGTTGTCACTTTCTTACTCGGTAATTGCAGCTCTCAAACATTGGAGGAAGGTTGATCATCGCATCAGATGGTATATGGGATGCACTACCCTCTGAAGCAGCAGCAAAGGCATGCCGAGGTTTACCTGCAGAACTGGCTGCAAAGCTTGTGGTTAAGGTAATTCTGCATGTGGCTGTAGCCTGTAGTACTTATACATGTCATTGTTGCTCGTAGTATTTGGCATGGTGGACTCAATTACAAACTTTAATATCCATTTTTACGTTTACTCATGCAGCAAGCTCTCAAAAAAAGTGGGCTGAAAGATGACACCACTTGTGTGGTGGTTGATATCATCCCTTCCGATTATCGTTTGACATCGCCGCAGTTGTCCCCAAAGAGAAACCAGAGCAAGTTCAAGTCTCTTCTTTTCGGTAGAAGGTCACACAGTTCAATTGGAAAGCTTGGAGGCAAGTCTGCCTCTTTTGGCTCTGTGGAGGAATTATTTGAAGAAGGCTCTGCAATGTTGGAAGAAAGGTAGGCTCTAATTACTTTTTCTATGATCCATCAATACCATCATGTACTCGTTAGTTAATTCCATCCTCATAGTTCAGTAAGTTTT is a genomic window of Oryza glaberrima chromosome 7, OglaRS2, whole genome shotgun sequence containing:
- the LOC127778603 gene encoding probable protein phosphatase 2C 33 isoform X2, which produces MAGIAKERRLPPALPLATLIGRELRAGGSERPSLRYGHAGFAKRGEDYFLVKPDCLRVPGDTSTAFSVFAVFDGHNGVSAAVYSKEHLLEHVMSALPPDIGRDDWLQALPRALVAGFVKADIDFQRKGEVSGTTATLVVVDGFTVTVASVGDSRCILDTQGGEVQLLTVDHRLEENAEERERVTASGGEVGRLNLFGGQEVGPLRCWPGGLCLSRSIGDMDVGEFIVPIPHVKQVKLSNIGGRLIIDQMVHGMRFPLGRSGYEAAAKACRLPRFTCRIGCKAYEGDTVQLESLPLSALWRNYLKDLGYAARKGML
- the LOC127779772 gene encoding uncharacterized protein LOC127779772, with the translated sequence MGTGGGRVALDGGGRRRRKLDEEDDEEYVADDDEEEDEDEDEEEYQQAAAPSDDGEEGGDDEAEPEDESDADFVGDEEEEEEDLEDEDDLEEVKAPRPKRPPKGKPPPRSRRRRQEDDDDDYEEEEEEDADFDPDVDEDDEEEVDEDEEEFEQDDDDSDDFAPIRARKTSTKNHVAKRKPPPGRKKKKRKPSRVSKAKPKKPTSGRRRRKRWATDDDEEEEDDADFIVEDDQEEEEDDHRPKKKAKAARKTRDVTPEPDVEASAWPAVESDTSEFEFVTSDEEAADKEAPAAEPAKTKGKKGRKRWGSGSESSSDSDYVISEQELKDLEVSMPPDAALQSPATLPRRTFLSRRVGEKGKEPEEAWKQTCGICLSEEQRATIQGVLNCCAHYFCFACIMEWSKVESRCPLCKRRFTTITKSSMADLGLGSRKAVIRVEKRDQVYQPTEEEMRRWLDPYENVVCIECNRGGDDNLMLLCDICDSSAHTYCVGLGRQVPEGNWYCGGCRSGGEGPSAQDTVVHCRESNTNPANSSSGSFGSATPSGVFQRPPPINTQPSLQGFDLNLSPRETPDEDKREESHVSADAVSTPTGRHATLDRRRAFNRRIRILLFRPRVTPNGWQNPIQSDRTIPENEQNPQSTSTPTEVNPSCSRDSSMQNQQSSSSFVQPARGLIERTYGGGSNFQQTEGAKEQLIPIVKRNLKLMCAQSPLGQSDFKNVARRATHTILALSGIAHNEDFVVSTPHPLPSHCNHACDGQEPAFLMRTCCSSCFNSFVGGVVSYIAEMFT
- the LOC127778603 gene encoding probable protein phosphatase 2C 33 isoform X1; the encoded protein is MAGIAKERRLPPALPLATLIGRELRAGGSERPSLRYGHAGFAKRGEDYFLVKPDCLRVPGDTSTAFSVFAVFDGHNGVSAAVYSKEHLLEHVMSALPPDIGRDDWLQALPRALVAGFVKADIDFQRKGEVSGTTATLVVVDGFTVTVASVGDSRCILDTQGGEVQLLTVDHRLEENAEERERVTASGGEVGRLNLFGGQEVGPLRCWPGGLCLSRSIGDMDVGEFIVPIPHVKQVKLSNIGGRLIIASDGIWDALPSEAAAKACRGLPAELAAKLVVKQALKKSGLKDDTTCVVVDIIPSDYRLTSPQLSPKRNQSKFKSLLFGRRSHSSIGKLGGKSASFGSVEELFEEGSAMLEERLGRNLSLKATSAPLRCAICQVDQEPFESMMTEKGGSYCSSPCAPWGGPYLCLECRKKKDAMEGKRSSHSTACR